The sequence TACTTGAGTAAAGttgttataaaaatagttttctaATTAATGTAACTTCTGTGGTGCAATtcattttgtttacttaattgtaAGGTCGTAgagtttatttataagtaattaaattagccATGCATAAATCATGTATAGTTTAGGGCATGCAATGTGTCACTCATACTTATTTGATAattaatgagaataaaaactacttatttcggccacatcgaatcaattcatctaattaGTCGggcataattattcaaaaatacaatgtaatggcagaaacaagcaaataactgttgcttgatatttgaatcacattatatattgaattatgttgctacttttATTCCTTGTCTTTATTTTAACCAGGATAATATTGGGTGGAAgatgttgtgcctgagtgtaattaAAAGTGTCATCATTAAAacacgggttcttaccgcgtttaaaataaggatatgagactcccaatatttcgactctgttgcaagtgccatgatcacgggatgactgatgagattggagtggagtaggtagatccataatttcgggagtctcatatccctattttaaacgcggtaagaacccgttattatgtgttttaattattataataaccgcataaactgaaaacaatgtaaaaagtgtcatgatttatacccaaaaacatagatgaaagatgcatatatctgaATTGAATGAGAATTGGGATTAGAAATGTTATTCATTGATATATTACCTAATATAAGACTTGTGAATAAACATAAAGTCCCTACGTCACGTGAGCAGACCTTAAAATCTTGCAATACCAACCTAGTTCTAAGCtaatgtactaaaattataccCAATCTCGATTAAAACACTCAACACAGCGCAGTATAAATTGAATGGCCATTCGAGCGGTAACACAACATGATTACCCCGGTACTACGTGTTTGCTGACACGTTCAATCGTGAGTAACAGTCATAAACAGGCAAAAGTTGAAGTTAGCACTCTGACTATTCGTCGGCTTGCTAACTGTAACGGCATTCTTGCACACTGAAGCGAACTAGGGAGTATAACGATGGCAGAACTCGGACTCACTTTAAATTTCGACACTAAAATCCTTATTCTACGAGTAAGATGCTAATTCAAATTTTGAGGCAGTTGAGGCAACCTCAAGGTCTTCCTCGAACTCAACACAAAATCTGTATTTTGAAACGGCGCCTCAACTTTATCTCTAATTTACTCCAGCagggcatgacgtcattattttggTAATATTATGTTGgtagtatgatatgctcgaacgtagaacccttgtccagggtacgggtgaagacctcaacggttgcagaggcgaagatgggagccatcggtacggcaatgcaggacggaagagtcaagtcacagggactgtaacctggaacctgatagagagcagcagtaactatcaatactattcagaggcggaggacaggagtcctaatatgGCTTtgtagtaaaatatattatttatgaccAAGATAGGGTACCAAACTGTAAATGGTCatccggatcaaaccatatctcacatgttgaacgagtgccctctgcaccggttcccaggtggtataacCGGGCTgaattgtgtgacggatgcggcagagacttgtttaggggagcttaagctggatatatgatccacgcaggatattttacttttgtctgccatacgcaataataataaccaagATAGGGTCTTAAAAAGTGATGCGAGTATAAAATTCTGTAGAATATCATTCTGTATGGTCTGCATTGAGccttagtaataaccctgataccagggttgatgacgagTGAAATATTTGTAACCAAGATAGGGTCTTAAAAAGTGATGCGAGTATGAGGCATATCTTTCTGTATGTCCTGGGTTGAGGCTCAATAACCCATCAGGGCTGATGACAAGGGAAGATTTAACAAAAGTCCACTAGACCAAACTCCTAGAATGAGACGCATTACACTACATTGTAACAGACAGCTGTAGTTAATATTCGCAGCTAAAACTTTACCGTTTACACAAACCACGGTATTCAGGTGAAGTCAGTTGGTACCTGGATCTAGTTAGATAGTGCCCAATTTTCCTTACAACCTAAATTAGTATATTCGTCGAAATCATCAAAATATACATTAACTTGTTTTGCTCAAATGTTTAGCGTGCTTGAGGAAAGACCGAGTTGTAAATAGGTCTGTTAACACGTTCATGCAAGCATCCCACTAAGTCCGTCAGATGAGGCGTTGCGCATGGtctttccatacaaaattaaacGACGTTCATACACGTCccgagaaatataaaataattatcatacatacatcTTCACACTAACGTTGTATAACGTCAACGTATACATACGTTTTGTCACACAAAATAAAGATTGCACCctgaattacaaaaagaacGTAATTATACGTCAACGTATATATACGTTCCAGCATAGTTCCTAAACATTTTGCTTGTCTATTAAAGACCTAACGTCATAACACGTCAACGTTTATAGGCGTTGTGCCACTAAACATGTATTTTATCTATTGAATAAGTAGCCACGTCTTATCACGGTACCGTGAATATACGTTGTGCTTTCTAGTTTAGTTAATACACTCGCCAGAAATACTAGAACGTGTATAAACGTTAACGTTTATAACCGTTGTGTCACaaaaaggttttttaaattttgtgcttATGTAACAACGTTTTATCACGGTAACGTTGGTGTACGCTGTGTTTCAGAGCATAGTTTTCATATTAGCTAGTAATACCGAAACGCACGTGTACGTTAACGTATGTTTAcgttctgctgtaagaaattgctAATACACGTTTTTAATACAAAGGGACGCTTATGTACGTTAACGGTTATTCATGTAGTGCTACAAAACATTGcatcaagtttatttttttaatgaacaagGACGTACATAATATACGTTTCGTTATTTTTCAGTACTTAAGCATTGTTATGTagtttttaggtattattcagtcaataaaacactaaaggttatgtttgtttttattatttttctcctTTGAGCAAATATGGTTTCATGAGATGATGCACAAGCTTTTCGGTTTTTTTTCCTTTCTGAACCTCGTTTTCAGCGTCTTTTCCGGCATACATcattaaatttagaacataacCATCTGATGATATCAGTTCGTAGAATTTTATGCCATAACGggcttttttgctttttatgtaTTGCCGGAATGATAGTCGACCCCGGAATAAGAGCAGAGATTCATCCAAACTGAGATCTCTGTATGGCTTATAACAATCTCTGAAGTTCTTACACAGCATttcaataaaattcaaatttttttcttttccttttgcTGTTAAATCTGATGCACATAGGCATCTTAGAATTTGTTCGAATCTTCTTGCtgacattataaaagaaaatattgggTGGTAATACAGTGGATCACTGTATGTAAAATGCTTTCGTTTTTggggaatttttatttgacccaTAAGCAAACACAAACCGAGAAACTTACGGACTTCTTGGTTCGTGTCTTTAAATTGTAATGACGTGTATTCCTGGTTGCTGGTCTTTTTGACAAACAAAGTGCTTTTCCATAGGCGTTAGTAGTGCATGTTACAATATAGTCAATAATATTAGGTGGGAACGTTTTATGAAAAACATCTAAGACCGTCGTACCTGGACCGACATTAAATTGAGCACCCGCAGAAAGGGCATCAAATTTAAATAACGGTATATCCGCTTTTGTAGTTTCCCAGTCATTTGGAGCTTCAATGTCGTTACCAGACTGTCTAACATTACCCTCTTCCGGGATTCCGGTCGGATTATTTCTTTGGGCATCTTCAGATCTTGATGGCAATAGTGACGCACGGGGCGAgttatttctttcagcttcaaccagattcggtggcggcggcgacgcaggtgagtcatttctttcacCTTCAACCAGATCCGGTGGCGAcggcgacgcaggtgagtcatttctttcagcttcaaccggatccggtggcggcggcgacgcaggtgagttatttctttcagcttcaaccggatccggtggcggcggcgacgcaggtgagtcatttctttcagcttcaaccggatccggtggcggcggcgacgcaggtgagtcatttctttcagcttcaaccggatccggtggcggcggcgacgcaggtgagtcatttctttcagcttcaaccggatccggtggcggcggcgacgcaggtgagtcatttctttcagcttcaaccggatccggtggcggcggcgacgcaggtgagtcatttctttcagcttcaaccggatccggtggcggcggcgacccAGGTGAGTCATTTTTTTTagcttcaaccggatccggtggcggcggcaaaccaggtgagtcatttctttcagcttcaaccggatccggtggcggcggcgaaccaggtgagtcatttctttcagcttcaaccggatccggtggcggcggcgacgcaggtgagtcatttctttcagcttcaaccgaaTCCGGTGGCGGAggcgacgcaggtgagtcatttctttcagcttcaaccggatccggtggcggcggcgatgCCAGAGGTGACTGATTTCTCGTACAAATTGACATATTTTCTATTTCTGTCGGGTCAGGAAGCAAAGATGAGATTTCTAAAACTTTTATATCACCCAAGTTGTTCCTTAAAGTTTCTGAATGCAAAAAAATTGTGTCTGCACTGTCATCAGCATGTTCAACTTTCGCCTGTTTTGTTTTAGGTTTGTTTGTGCCATTGTTTGAAGTGGTTGAATGGGAACGTTTAAGAGCTAAACGGCGGCGGCGATGAGAATCAAAAATACTGCTATTACTTGAAGCTTTCGAAAACGAATCGGTTTCGTTATCATCGTCATTATCTGTACCAGCTTCAGACTCAGAACTGCTCCCCAAAGATGGTTTAGTGCGTCTGCAACAAAATTCCAAATCACTAACAACACTACTGTCTGAATCGTCAGAGGCAGGATCATATTCTTCATCGGAGCCATACTCTCCATCGTCGCTAAATGGGTCTGGTGTACTTTGCCGTGATGAGACATTATCTTCAAACATTTTCATTGAAGCCTTGTTCGTCCGTTGTGGTCGTTTCTCCTCCTGcagaaagtaaaattatttaaaactatagCTTCTGCCCCGCGACTACATTCACTCACATCGGAATCCCGCGAGAACCTTATTGTTTCCCGAGATAAAAAGTATACTATGTTCTTCTTCAAAACATTACCAATTTATGTTCAAAATTTCATTCAAATCCGTtaagccgtttaggcatgaaagaataacaaacaaagaaacaaataaacttTCAATAATAGTAGGATTAGCTATTACCCCGCTATAACGTTCGCCCATGTCGAATTCCTGCCCTGCCTTTAGTTTCCCGGGATAAAAAGTATCCTATGTTTTTTTCGGGATATGGTCTATCTATGTGCAATTGTTATTGTTACTGTTGacaataaactatattattattattattaaaatttcatgGAATTCCATGAAATTTTGCACCAGCGGTTTAGGCGTAAAAACGTAGCAAACAAATTTtcagatttataatattagtaggattTATCAGCTCACAAGAACCCAATAACTGACACCTAAATTGTTTAtcacaaaattgtatatttagataGTTACCTGCCtagttcttataaataaaaaataacttaccgTGTCCATTTCAATAGATTTCGTCGTATTTTTTCTATTGCAGGTCTCATTTTTGTCTTTTCCTTTGGGTCGtctttttttagatttcctCTTACTTTCcatctaaaacaataaaattaatgaaaattatatGATAGTAGATCAAAATTATTACCGAAATATATCTTACAATACACAAAAACATCGAGAAAATTAATGTTTACTTACGACGGTGATTTCGCGCGTAATTGGTTTGCGTCGTGTTCCCGCTGCGAGCGCAACAGCCTCACTGACAGTATGGCGGCGCGTACAAAGGTCACCGTGTGATGACGTTGTGCGtttgtggtgtgggtacttgtaaCTGTGTGAGTGACTGGGAATCATcatgaaataaaacacatttccaGTGGCGCTACAAGTCCGAGATTTAGATATGGTGTGGCGCTAGTACGtagttttatgatttttatacgGATATCCAACGTTCTTGTACGTTCTACGCTTTACTCATGTTTTTATTTCGGCGTGATAAAACGATGTGCTACATCACTTAGATTGATTTTCGACGTATACCTACGTTGTTAGCATGAATGTGttaatagatatacttacttaatattaaacgTGGAGCTTGCTTATTTGTAAACTAACAATGCGAGGCATGTGCCCTGCACGCCTTTCTAGGTGTTAAACGTGACTTTCCACGAATATGAAGGTACACAAAACGCGAGGCTCATCAtcattaactcacgcctatttcccatcggagtaagcagagactatagaattccatttgcttcgatcctggcacacttttcttgcttcctccacattcatcaatcgcttcatacacgcacgccagttcagagtattaaaccttttctaaggatatctccaatttggtcatcgtaagtccttctcggtcttcctctgtcagccctaccatcaactatcAAAACACGAGGCATGCGTCTCATATGCCACGCAATCTTTGCATCCGCCTTTTGACTAATGATGTCTACGTTTAATTTATCTTTCGATATTTAATAAGGTACAGTAACACGCCTCAAGTCTTTTAATTGCTAGACTTTTGGAAGGCACGCATGAAGGCTAATACCACAAAGGACCTTGAAGACACTTTAATCTACGGGTGGTAATGACACAATTGAGGATACAAATCGATAGTTAGTATCGGTCGGTCGGTCGTGATCGGTAGTAGTTAGTTTGATGGATAGTTCTACCTTAGAAATCTGCTGATGGTTTTTCCTGTGATGATATCTTGTAAATGACaaaagattatattttttttaaataaaaccaaaATCAGAAACACGTCAATTATTTATAATGGAGCAAACCAACTATTTAAACAAACGAGGGTTACAATTAGGGTAAGCAAACATATCAGTTGGCCACGCGAAAGTGTTTCCTCGCCGATATCTTCACAGGAACAGAGATCGCTGCTTGGTTTATACGCTCGGGTGGTGACTGGGTAGGCGCCCCTCCACTCATAATATATCACAAATTATAATATGCTTTGCTTCACAAATTATAGGGTGTTTAGGGAGTTTAGTATGTTAGCTCCCTGAACACCCTGAACAAATTGCTGAAGAAAAACCTTAGGATCCGTCTCATGCActctacaacccctttattgACCGGACTGAACACTgttatggaaaatattttaccaccttttgtattttatatgttCTCGCAACTAACTTGATATGATTTGATATCATATTTTTATGATGGATTCAACGCGTAGTAATGATAAATTGTTCTCATACTACTTGCTACCATAAAAGTTTAGAGCCGACTTTCATTCTCGTGAGATAGAAAGTTATAAAATTTGATATCACAATCATCATCAAATCTCACATTGCGATTTGTATTTCGAGAGTAGATGAACGATAAACACGTGTAGCAGGTGCATTTACGAGAACATCTGATAGAATAGCAATGTTATCTAGACAAGTGAAAAACAACGACTGTGGAATCATCTTCAACCAACCAccagacaatcagatgatcagcctgtaatgtcctaatcaaactagagatctcaaagtagtttttgtgatatttctccaccgagacttgaacccgggacttccggagcgtgagcctaacgcttacccactggaccacggagaccgctAATAATTTATAGAAGTAATTTTGAtggaattttaatattattatattggcaaggacttttttcccttttgatgggtttgctcttggccccagacttgcccgatgGTATTGACGCCTAAGCTAGAGCgggctcgcccagaaggtgcctgtttacTCTGGCGTTTGGCACTTTGGACGTTGGAAGCCAAAATATTGTTTAGTATAGCTATTCAAGGAAggatcatatttatttttggatagacacagaattattgaggacagaagaggcaagatgattggacacctaataagacacgacgaattaattaaaaacatcatagaaggaaagctagaaggaaagagaggaaggggaagaccaagaagagcttacatggaacagattaaagaaaaggttaacgtcgtgtcttatagggaagtcaaggaattggcctttgatagactggaatggaaaatgctacaccgacaatagcgtggctcttaaattgatgatgatgagacacaGACAACATAGcgtaacataacatcatgcctGATCGCCCGAGGGGGCCGGCACGGATGTATAGCATAAACACCCACTCCTcacagctatgtttaagttttatgtAGCAGAAGACGAGCCTATTGGCACAAACCCTTGAATcacgatatcaattatctatgatccaaacgtgaatccaaacttatacaggttgttagtgagattgtaacgaatactaagggggatgattcagtccattgGGAACCACCAAACATTTTTCTCTAGcatcaatagggtagttttcaactaggtTAGAAATGTTAGAATATGATGATTTAggtatttgataaataaataaataagataattaAATACCTCAATATGTGAAACTGAGATTCTGGTCAAGACTAGCGTAAGCAtagataaacaaacaaaatttaaCTTAGATGGCCGCAATCttggacgtcatagaaaaatgtggcaaaatgtcgcacttagttttcgttattcaaattcattaataagttaaatagaaaaaataaaactttttttgacccctttagatctgtctttatttagttatcccatgatcaactccctagcattatcccgtttttcacagggtcagtgtaacctgaagttttgacaggtccggtttttaaaagaagcgtctgcctgtctgaccttccaacccgcgaagggaaaaccagcccaatacatgttaggtcatatacctccgaaaatgcatttctcgggaatgtcggtttcctgACGATTTTTCCCTTCATTATAGTTAtcggaattttataatttattcttgGCCAAGGAAACTAACCAATTGTTATTACAATCTCACCTACAGTATCCATTACTatgaataataacattaagtaaCTAACAACGATAAGGACAAAGCCAAGATATCCAATCTCATTACAAGTTTGCCAAACTATCCACGGATTAATCATCTTTCTTTGTTAACaagtacattacatacattttgtatattcgtgtatttttagtacatttgtactgttgctaaatgttttatagtagttaatgtcatttgcggcaaatctaaaaaaagtcacttcaaaaaTGTTTGTAAGTTTTGTTGGTGTGCAGtttgatatttgatttgatttgattagttgagATAACGTTCatcatatcattttttttacagatgAGTATACATACTGTGATGGATAGATACAGCTGGCCGTTAAAATACCAGATGAGAACCCTTGGCGCTCCTCAGAAGTGATTCCTAATGAGAAAGATGGAGTCACAAGTAAGTAATGACAACATGCAGCCACTTCTGATATGAAGCCCCAATGTGAATATGATGCACTTTGTGAATACAACTTAAccaatgcatacatacataaacgcctATTTCTATTTTGGTAAGCAgtaactatggaattccatttgcttccattgtgacttcttttgcttcctccacgttcatcaatcgtttcatacacgcacgcggtTTCAGGGTAGATCACCctaaactttttctaaagacatccccaatttgTGAAATGTAATCAGTCAATAGTACTAAATACTGTGATACTGTTAAGTTGGCTTGGCCACGTAGAGCAGATGAAGAATAATAGAATTACGAAAACAgtttataaagcgaaggttggtggtagggctggtagaCGAAGAGCTAGAAAGACTACATTGTTcaattagaaaaggttcagtaaaatgtactctgaaccggcgtgcgtatatgaaaagattgatgaatgtggaggaaccaaGAGAATTATGTCAGGATTTAAGCAAATTACATTCCATAGTCTCCGgtaaccccggtgggaaagagggatgagtttatgtatgtaatcaaTCTATAGTCCACATAATGGTACTTTTTCAGCCGATATGTACTACCTACCATGTTACCGgccacaaaaaaatacttacgtagtatatgtttaaaatttacatttgtaTAGATTGTTAACATGAATATTCACTACTAATGGGTGTGTATCGTACGTCGTTTGCCCATTGATAGCGTAATGATATGATACGGTAAAGTTAAGCGTCCACTTGCTACAAAACAACATGTATCTACATATTGCTTCAtggactttttattttatattgtcttCTTGTACTTTTTTCTACTTTCTTTCTTGTTGCTGCTTTTCTTTTCAAAGAAATATAATGGTCAAAATATCGACGATGTGCGATTTGAACTATTTctgtttcgaaaaaaaatgctTAAGTAATTATTGTTGTAAAGATTTATAATAATGAAAGTAGGTAGCCAATTAATATTTCACTACTAACCAAAAGCTCCTCAGTTTTAATCATCTCATTTAGATCGCAAAAAAACATTTGTCATTTTAGTTTTGTATCGTACTGTGTCCAAATTCTATGATTATTTGATCAAGAGTTTGTTGCTTATTTCTTCGTCTGCTGCAGGATTCATGAGACTAAAAATATAACCTTTCACATACGGAAATAGCGTGTTATAACAGACGTCCAGCTTTACGATCGCGTGTGTACATTTGCCTGTTTTCTCTCATTACAAGTAGTTTAGGGCTTTCGATTGCATGCGCCGCCCTGTGTGTTTTGATGAGTTGGTTTTTACGACAATTGGTTGTCTGTAAGTGCTGTTTGCTTGAGCATTTCTGTGATCACTCAGGGTTCGCTTTTGGGgtatttaagtttattgttCTATAAACTAgttgaaaatattaataaatcataGAAATTAGAATTTTGATGACTGTTTAACTCAGTCACATGTTCTCTTTGCAAATGCAAAgatttaaatttgaaattttaattctatgtgtacaattttaaattcataatttaattttatagtttttaatcttaaatataatgttatggATTATATAAAGATATCATTATTTGTGTCCAAATCTTTAACCTTAACTTAGTAATTATCTTGACCTAAATCCAATGCTTCAAACCTATTGAGACCTACAATCTCCTCTCACGTCTTCAATGGCTCCATAAAGATACAGATTTGATACGTCAATAGTATTTTATTTCAACCTTTTCATCTCCATTTGACTAATGTTCAATACGTGACGAGATACCATCATTTTTTGTGTTGCTATACTCGTATTGAGGCTTCTATCAATAGAAttgacagacagacagtacGTATAAGTAGATAATACGAGTTCGTAATCCCTATCAGTGTTAGCAGAGACAACTTAGAAGAAATCTAGTAGGTCTAAAaagtcacattgaagcaattcattttcaaaaataacatCGTGATTAGACATTTGTTGACAATGCGACTTACTcttatatgagcaaatgtcaaattgccatattttgtttttagatgaattgcttccatgtgggccTTTTGCACTGCAGAGAAGCTTTGACTAATGTAAAAAACGTGATAAGATACCAATCTTTATTTGTTTATGACTCAATTGAGGTCGTATACCATTCGATTTGATACGAGTAGTGGGGAACCTGatggtaaattatttattatggtcgTTTTTGGGTAGATTTATGAGTGCGGATgctatattttttgtatcaaGTTCATAATTTCTGTCTGGGTTCTTCGTGATTgtcttccctcattcagcgcttattgctattgacccactagggtctttCAAATAGTATtccattcatcaagaattgaattgaatcaaATAGTATTCCTCTCagtcgacgccctgagtcgaggttcaaCAGGACATCGTAAggcctgtttttttttaaattttgtaccaggtgagagccctcagcgctccccatttatccggccaagtagttaatgccatctggggcaaatctacaataagtcacgtcaaaaaaaaaagaattcgtGATtgtcatacataaaacataagctcacagctGTATTCCAATTAGGAcagtcagaggtgcatctatcgcaagatgaactaagaacccataCCAcatcgagctttctattagtcTTACGTGACATGTGGTGAGTCGTATTGCCGTGTATAATGGTCTTTAatagtggtgtaatggttattTTGGGACGATAACATAAAACACTTCCTCCTGCTCTTATTCCGCTCTAAGTGggatcggcacaacatgtatttccCTTCCATTCATTTTTGTCaatcatctcagtactcacatctttcacacacatatccttcctCACATAAATTGAGGCTATCttgaactgatattaggcagctaaattactcaattgtataacaatattttatgtttatttttattttttttaaagaatgtctagggccctgtgccaaggtttttcttgcagcttcttttccccggctatacaggttgtgagaagctgcagtagttttaggcggatgagacgttcgttatgtaaaattgacgattcaaagtgtaactatgttacctattgaataaagatatttttgaatttgaatttgaacattaAACCTCTCACTCCTAAAACACATCCAATTCAAGTTGTTAGTTCAAAGCATCTCAAAAAATGTCAAAACCACTTTCTTCAAACTTTGAAAGTTTCGAATATCAGTGCGACCGCAAACTACGGTCGTATggaaaaaaaatgatttgtCAAACTAGTTCGACGAGTTGTG is a genomic window of Pectinophora gossypiella chromosome 25, ilPecGoss1.1, whole genome shotgun sequence containing:
- the LOC126378087 gene encoding uncharacterized protein LOC126378087 isoform X6; amino-acid sequence: MMIPSHSHSYKYPHHKRTTSSHGDLCTRRHTVSEAVALAAGTRRKPITREITVMESKRKSKKRRPKGKDKNETCNRKNTTKSIEMDTEEKRPQRTNKASMKMFEDNVSSRQSTPDPFSDDGEYGSDEEYDPASDDSDSSVVSDLEFCCRRTKPSLGSSSESEAGTDNDDDNETDSFSKASSNSSIFDSHRRRRLALKRSHSTTSNNGTNKPKTKQAKVEHADDSADTIFLHSETLRNNLGDIKVLEISSLLPDPTEIENMSICTRNQSPLASPPPPDPVEAERNDSPGSPPPPDPVEAERNDSPASPPPPDPVEAERNDSPASPPPPDPVEAERNDSPASPPPPDPVEAERNDSPASPPPPDPVEAERNDSPASPPPPDPVEAERNNSPASPPPPDPVEAERNDSPASPSPPDLVEGERNDSPASPPPPNLVEAERNNSPRASLLPSRSEDAQRNNPTGIPEEGNVRQSGNDIEAPNDWETTKADIPLFKFDALSAGAQFNVGPGTTVLDVFHKTFPPNIIDYIVTCTTNAYGKALCLSKRPATRNTRHYNLKTRTKKSVSFSVCVCLWVK